AACCGTGACTCAATGCCAAGATCATGGCAAGCCTTGTGAACCTTGACATATTCACCTCAATTGTTGGTTTTAAGGCTTTGACCATTGTTCCGAATTGATTTTTAACCATTGTGATAAGATGATTAAAAGCAGCAACCCTGTCACTTTTTAGCTAAATTGCGTAAATCCATGTGAATCGACTGAAGTCATCCAAGAAATGTACATAATACCTATAACCTTCGGTGAAAAATATAGGAGAGGGGCCCCTCAAGTCCAAGTGGATTAGACCAAAAGAAGCATTAGTATGAGAATtagataattaaaaaggaagagCATGTGACTTTCTCAAGTTACAAACTTCACAGAAAATAACTTCTTCATTGACTTTCACTGGTAAATTACATGATTTAATAACccctttcaaaatttttaaagaaGGATGACCAAACCTTCTATGCAACAGAGATTTGGACACCATATTGACAGTTCCATTTGGACCAACTACAGAGCAAGTCATTATTTCCTTTTCCGACTTCAAGTTGGTTTTTTCCAAGCCTGAAGCACTACTAATGGCTCTAGTTGATCCAATCCTATACAACCCATCACTGAGCTCCCCCTTTAGTAACTCCTTACCCGTGTGAATATCCTTAACAAGACAATATTcaacatgaaattcaataaacgCTTTATAGTCATGAGCATGTTTGGATACACTAATGAGGTTCTTACTAATTGCATGCACACATGagacatttttaaatttaagaaaatcatcatCAAGAGGCAAGAACCAATATGGAAGATAGCAAAAGAGTTACCAATAGTAACACTCTCTTTACCTCCATATTTAAAGGGATTTTTCGTGATGTTGTGATCAAGGTGACATGGTTTGATGCACCACTATGGACGTACCAATTGGAATTTACGAATGATTCGGGTGTTGCCACAAAAGCGTTGGTGCTTTATGCTGCCATATAAGCATGATTCAAAGTAGTGAAGTTTGTATTCAGACTTTGAGGAAAAGGTCTAGGGTCCTGAAAACTGCGGCCATTTTCTCCTACATTCTGATTAGAACCAAAATGCTTATTGAGAAGTTGGTAGAACTTTGGAGCAGTGTGATCAGGTTTGGAGCAATATTGACACACAAGTCCATTGTTGCCATTTCGACCTCTTCCCCTCCCACGACCATTACCCTGTTGTCCACTTCCTTGTTGTCCATTTCCTCGTCCATTAAATTATCCTTGAAACTGCCTCTATCCTCCACTGTTCTTCCCTTTGTTTGTGGTTAAATTAATAGAGGATGAGTTTTTGAACACATTGGTTTTGTGGAAGGTTTGATGCTCAAGTCGTTTCTCATAGGACAATAGCTCAGATTGTAATTGAGGCTAGTTTACATCCAATCTTCCTTGAACAATGGCAACAACGACATTGTTCTTCGTCCCAACCCAGTAGTATTTGAGAAATCAAGGCTCGAAGAGGAATCGGGCTACTAGCCTGTTCTAAGTTGTTTTCATGATTTTCATAATACGCAAATAGTCATTCATATTTAAAGAGCCTTTTTGAGTTGTTTGGAATTCCTGTCTCAGATAATCTTCCTCAGCATGGGATTGAATCCCAAATAGTTCCTGTATTGCATCCCAAGTACCTTTTGCAGTTTCATATCCCATTACCTGTGTGGCTACTTTAGGTGTCACGGGGTTGTAGAGCCAACCTAAAAGGAGCTAGTCTGTTGCTACCCAAGTTTCATATTGGTGGTTAATCATTGCTTGAGCAACGGTCATCGACCTGGAGTCACGAATGGCAATTTCCTCAGACAATGAGGCTCTTTGTGCTGCAATCATAGCTGTTGTGGGTGCTACAGAAGTTGTAGGCATTGAGGCCATGAATTCCTGTTGTAAAAGCATCGGTGAACAAGTCTTCTCATTAGATAAATGACCAAAGAGACGATAAATTCATAAGATCGGGAATGACAAGTTTTTCCGTAGAAGGAAATTCCCTCGGTCAAGCTTCTTAGTAGTGATCTGACTGAAGAGCTAGTTCAACAGAGGGCTGCTAAATAttggatttgaaaattttccattgTCGTTGGTTGAAGAAAGAGATGTTGGCCATGGTGAAAGCTTTGATACCAAGATAAGAAGCAGATATACCAAGGCAAAAGAAAACGACAAGACATAATCAATGCTCCCGATATCTAAGCTACTgctgtatattttctatgtatATTCATTTAGAGTAAAAGACTGATTTATACAAATAGCTGAAAAAAACCTAAAAACGAGAATAGGGCAGAGAAAAGGTAATGGGCCTTTTGGGAAAAGGGCTGAACACGTGGCCTCGAACAAGTCAAAgaataataacataaataatatttaacaaTATTAGAGAAGGAATAAATCTAAGTTATGTTGACGTGTCCTTTGCTATCAAACGATGCGTTTCACTGGTTTCCTTCATCTTGCGAAGataataattagaaaattaagagaaaataaatataaaatttaaaaacgaaaaagaaaatgtaaaatTGATACGAAATAAGGCCATAGTGGCCATGCGGTAACTTGAGAGAGGATTAGAGGTTATAACTTCTATTAGTAGTTATTGTATCATGAGGTGAGGGTATTTTGTAATTTCCATATTATAATTGAACTTGCAAGTGGTAGAAGACCGGACATAATTTAAGTTTAAGTCAAATtagtatattaattattaaagcTTGTTTATCTTTTTCATACTTTATCACAAAACTAATTATTAATAAGGAGAGAAGTACTTCATATatcttatatatattaaaaaatccaAAATGAAATATTCTCAACAATATTCAGTTCAAAACATAAGGTTCGGgcgaaaaaataaaaagaaaacgaaaTGATAAGTGCAGAAACCCAGAAAAAATATTATCTTACAGTATcttgtttaaaaaaacataaaaagattTTATGTTGTGAATTGTGATATAAATGATCTGGATTCAATTAAACGAGTCTTATAAGTGGACACTACTAAGATTCCTATAGCCACCAAAaatatgaaaaggaaaaaaaaaaaaaaagattcttGTATACTTATCCATGACAGTTCATTTATCtttatcattaattttattttcattttcaacatACCAAATATCTAATTTACTctttctttaatatatatttttgttcctTCCAATTTAATTGGACATTGTTAATGATAAGGCTTGGatctaaataataaaaatcaaggTCATGAAAGCACTAATTTTAAACAGGCTAACTCGAAAAAATTGCTAAACTTTTTAGATTGTGTAAATATATCAAAACATGAGTTTTATGGTAAACATTCAGATTAGGAACatgtttgataaaaaaaaaaaaaaaaaaaaaaatgtttttttttaaaaaattcatttttatttaaatagttttgatcaaaacaatttaaaataatacattttaaaagctattttgagtagttgttaaacatttcaattttttctaaaataacttatttattaaattaaacacttgaaaatatattccaaacaAGTTCTAAATTGGgacaaaaattgaataaaaaagaattattcACTTTTTCTGCATACTCAATTGTTTTCTATTtcgactatatatatatatatatattttgttagttATTTTTCACAATTAACAAAGTTGGTCCGAACTTCATGGGCTCCATTAGTTGGGCTGCAAGTTGGGCCCAACAGTCTCCTCACTAGTATGGCTAACAAACATGGAAGAAATTGTCCATTACgatgtttattttgtttgtgGTGAAAAATCTAAGATTGAGCCACGTGTGGGATAGAAGTGACCACACAAGACTGCAACTACAAATTCGACGGCTCTTCTCTCGTACGACGCTGCTAATAAGCAGAAAGCTCTCTAACGACATGTCGTATTCGGTCCCATTACGTGGCGGTGAATCAAAGCCCTCAACTGTGCACGTGTCGTTCTCTGATTGATGGTTGGCCCAAGGAACCTTCATTGTCGTTGGTGGATATTAAAGCTGTGTTTGCAGATTCCCAGTTGAAGTTGGTGGGTTTATTGTTTGCTTTCCACTTCCGGCATCCAACTCAGCGTCAACCAAAAGACGACAcctcatttttctatttttctttttttaaatatctttaTTATTCCATAAAACGTGATGAATAAAatcgaatcatattcaattttcTACCCCCAAATATTCCATGAAACTGAGAGTTTTGgtagttataattttataattatatacaTCCAATCTGGATTCTTAATTCTAGCGTATGTAAACAGTGTTTGAGTTTatataaaagttttatttttcgTTTTAGAGTATGAGTTAGTGCAATGgtcaatataaatttaatttaatcatatagTGACGGCTCACCTCCAAAGAATTTTAAAACCACATATTAAATTTGTACGATTAAGTAAATTCTCATGTTCGATGAATAGATGTGTTGAAATACATacaatatcaaaataaaatatcatatgaaTGTTTTGTTGAGATGTCTTGAATATGACCTTTCAATTGATCCAACAAAAGGGtctcattttatatttttttatttttcatttttggtttgtattttttagaatttaaatggGGTGTCATATATAAACTTTCTAAACTCTACCTACACATTACCTCTATATTATGTACCTTTGTTGTGCCTTAAGATATCAAATTGTTTCTATCATTTATCTATGAATACAGTTAACATACTGTTCGTGATCTACTTAATTCAGTATGTtgatttatttttgttcttatttttgaTTGTCGATTGTTTCTATTACAACGATTATCAATATCAATTTTGATCCAAAAATTGACAATAAAAGTGAAATCATCACATTATGGCCAAAAACAGTAGAAAAATAGATTTCAGTCGGTAGTAGCTTTTGAACCATTTTGAGTCATAGGTAGTGGTATGGTTATATTTGGATTGAAAAGCAAAAGAGAAATAAGTTAGAAAAGTGAAGTAGTTTGAGTTGTGAAATGAGATGTAGATGTAATGATGGGGGACAtagaaaagataaattcaacccACAAAGGTCTTGAAATGAGAATTCATTTAGGaaagaataatgtaattaaagaaagaaaaggttTTGAAACAAATTGGGTtagaaatggaaaaatgggttgGGTTTAAGTATGTAGCTTTAGATGCCAAAGTGACACCTAAAATTCcacccaaaaaagaaaacagaaagAAGTGATGAGGGTATAAATGTCTTTTGGAGGGGTTTGAGATATGTATAAGGTAATAGTGAATGCCCTGAGAAGACAGGCAAATTGGTTGCGACGTTATTGGTTCATGAGGGATTCCTTTTGCCACCccatatacacatatatatatatatataatcactaCTTGTGTCTTGTCCTAATTCcaaatccattttcatttttttcttcgtttttagttttatttatttacatttcAACGAGTTGTTACAATGTGACTGACCGTCGTTGTTATACCCTATTCAAGATGGAATAAGAGAggacatttttttataataatatctttttggttttttttttttttttttttttttttaaaaaaaaaaaaagaaccaagGTGAATTACGTTTTTTTGTGTCATTTTATTTTGatagaatgaaaaaaaatggttgAGAGTCATATATTTTGTAGTGTTTGACTACATGATAGacagaaatttaaaaggaatttaagagtaattgttttaaatgaataaattgttaaaactatctttaaatataacataatttcATAGTGACAAACCGTGATTGACACCAATAGACCTCTATCAATGTTTATTCCTGATATCAATAATtgtttatcaatgtctattactatctattaaatgatattttattatatttgtaaataaatcgatttattttactatatttaaaaacaactcgAAATTTAAATAGGAGATTGGAATGGTTTTGATGAgcacaattttctttttctaacttttaaatgaaagaaaatttgagtAGGAAACTTTATTTTCTAAAGTATTGCAAatgtatttgtttgttttttttataagaacgattgtaaatataatatttcgAAAATGTTCGATTAACCCCTGTTAATTTTTTAACAATCATAATCAATATGtatctttttctataaatttttttttttaaaaaaaatcaatatgtaTCTTCTATACGAGGTTGATCTTTCTATTCTGATGATTGACTTATACATGATTAATTGtaattcataaaaatatattttagaaaattaatttttatttaaacatcttggataaaaaaaatgattaaaatatacctgaaaagctattttgaatgattgccaaacactctaattttttttcataataacttagtttttaaattaaacatttgaaaattcaCCCTAACTTTTAACTCattgtaattaaaataataatcactaaTTGACTTGTATTTTCCACTTTATCATTATATATAGTTGACATTTATTCTACTTTTCGTTAGGTTAAGTCTAGATTATGTTAGTGGATTAAGTGTATAATATTTTTAAGgaatttttaatataacaaaatatcacgaTAGACTCTATTAGTGATAGAGTGTATCACTGATTGactctatgaattggatttaaaTTTTACCATATTTGCAAATTATTTTTGCATTGTGCTATGTTTACTAGTACTTTGagtttaattgttatatttgtaattaccCTTATATTActtaacttatttaatttattccaaactttataatatcattggtaaataaaataaatgtggTATAATTAAAGTTATTCATCAACATCTAAATTGAAGGATAAATGCCATTAATGAACACAGAAATcgcaggaaaaaaaaagtatggtTTAAGATACACTAAAATGTTTACTATAATCTTCATTTACAAAAATATCCATTCCTTTCATAGGCTTTTGAATAACACATGTCCATTCTTTTTAATTGTTGTTGATGATACAATTTCTTATATCatttaaaatcttttaaaaaataatctctTAATATATACAAGTCTTACACGTGTTAGAGTTtaaactatattaaaaaaattacctcACTGTAATTAATCAAATCTATATGTAAATGTTATTAGCATATTATTATACCTAAAGCTAATCAATCgatcatatatatattagaaatttaaatttaaaacatttgtaaaataatggagaattttcaaaaatagaaagatAAGAGAacacacaaaatagcaaaattattTGATAGAGTTGATACAAGTTGATAAGTATATATCAGTAATaaaaactaatagaagtctataactgaTATACGTTGATAGATGTCattcaatgtctatcaatattttttttttaaaaaaaattgaatgagtATAACAAAAACATGTCAAttataaagagaaataaaagatGACAGATTTCATCTTTTGAGTTATGTTCTTTCCCTACACCTTGGCATTTCTTTAAGAGATAGAAGTcaaatgattattattaaagGAAGCAAAGTAGAACgagtaattaattttaaagcctTGCTGGAGAGATGAATGCTTAAATAAACTCTTTGAGCCAGTAACCATGAGAAAAAACACTTATCATCCTCTTCAATTTAATAACCTAAACTCAATTGTTTGGAATAATAGTAAAAAATGGTGTAACTCATGATCAGcccaaataaatattatttaagtgttaaaacaaattctaatcctaaatacttaatattagcTTGGGGGATTAGAAGTTTTTAgagttatatattaaattctcCTCAACATGAgtgaaaaaatatacaaaaataagagaaaaattaCATCCATTGGACTATTATTATTGTCTGCAAAGTATATGCATGCATGTTCCCTCATAAAGTGAAGAATTACAAAAGATTAATAGAAAAGCTCTCCTTTACAATTAAAGTTatgtctaattaattaaaaagaaaaaaacttccTAATCTAATTTTCTCTCTCATCTTATGCTCCAAAACTATTTGTAAAACACAAATACAAGAGCATCCATTCAAATGTCGAATCTTtgacaaatttttcttttttttaatattgatttatttcTTCTAACTACATTATTAATccttaaatattaataaaataagtgacCATTTTCAAATTCGTATCATTAAATTCTCTTTCTCCCCACTTAATTTCAATTATTGACTTAATTCATTGTCTCTCTTCCTCACACGTGTCTTCATCTTCAGCCTCAAATCTTTTTCGTCCATTTTATATATCCTTCAATCTCAAGCAATCTTCCAACAAATTCATTTGGATTTTTTACCCTTCATTTTCctcttaatttcaatttctgaaattttTTCGTTCACATTCCCCAAATTTTACGACTATGAAACTTGGGAATTTCTTGAAGGATAATTCCGATATTAAAATCGACGACGACGGCTATTTCCCGACGCCGAACAGCGACGAGTCTCCGCCGAGATTTTCGCCGTGGAATCAAACTTATCCGTTTCTGAAATCTCCCTGTTTTTCCGAATTCCAAAACGGCGTCGTTCTTCACCggaataataatattaataataataataataataatactctCATTGGGTCTCTTGTTCGTGAGGAAGGCCACGTGTACTCGCTAGCCACCGCCGGCGAGCTGCTCTACACCGGCTCCGACAGTAAAAACATTCGGGTATGGAAAAATTTGAAGGAATTTACTGGGTTTAAATCGAGCAGTGGATTGGTTAAGGCGATTATAATCTCCGGCGAAAAGATCTTCACCGGTCACCAGGACGGCAAAATTCGGGTCTGGAAAGTGGGTGCGAAAAACCCAAGCGGCGGTCACCGGCGGGCTGGGACGTTGCCGGCAATGAGAGATGTAGTAAGAAGCTCGATGAACCCACAAAACTACGTCGTTGTGGGACGGAACCGGAGCCGGCTTTGGTTTAAGCATGCGGATGCGGTTTCGTGCTTGTGCTTGAGTGAAGATAGGACTTTGTTGTATTCCTCTTCCTGGGATAAAACTTTGAAAGTATGGAGAATTTCAGATTCCAAGTGCCTCGAATCACTTATTGTTCACGACGATGCTGTCAATGCCGTCGTCGCAGCTTCCGATGGCTTGGTCATTACTGGCTCGGCCGATGGCACCGCTAAGGTATTTTACTTCAATAATTATAGAACGAAAGATTGAATCGTTAACTCATCATATTCTATTACATAGTCTTTTTGAATTAATGATTATATATTAGATAATATATATTACAGTTGATTTCATCAATAAACAAGTGTTTGGTTCTATTCATGATTTAACCTGATATAAATTGGTCTGTGTTCAGATTGCTGGAGTGTTATTTCTTCTTGTTGGATCTAGCTTTTAGGTCAAATTAGGTAATTTGACGTACAATCATTTATTAAGAAAATGTTTAATTACATTAGAGAGGATTAATGTTATAATCTTAGATGCAGCTTCATCTATGCTCTCTCTTCCTCTCCATACTAAAAAATTGTAATTGTTACCTAGCAATTTTTAATTGAATGTAACGgatcttttcttattttttttatgtgaaaaTTTGAACTTCTAACCGAAAGTAGTATCAAAACTATATTTACTTTTAGTCCTTTGCCAAAATGGTTATGAGAAAAGAATTATTCTTCAAAATGATTGCTCTTTAATAATCATGGATTAGAGTTTTATGATTGATTCAATGCATATGCTTTCATCTTAAAGTATCTGTTATCTTTTTAAGTTAGGTGGTGGTTCTATATTCTAATTAGCATTAATTATTagttatttagattttttatttgtttctcaATTATTTATAACTTCCAACTTTATGACTATATCAAACAATTAACAAcgtaaaattattaaaatagcaaatatttaatattttaatctctctttattaaAAAGGTATGGCGGAGACAGCATGAAGAAGACAACGATGCAACAAAACACATACTAGAGCAAACGCTGCTCAAGCAAGACAGTGCAGTGACGG
This genomic window from Benincasa hispida cultivar B227 chromosome 4, ASM972705v1, whole genome shotgun sequence contains:
- the LOC120076123 gene encoding protein JINGUBANG-like; this translates as MKLGNFLKDNSDIKIDDDGYFPTPNSDESPPRFSPWNQTYPFLKSPCFSEFQNGVVLHRNNNINNNNNNNTLIGSLVREEGHVYSLATAGELLYTGSDSKNIRVWKNLKEFTGFKSSSGLVKAIIISGEKIFTGHQDGKIRVWKVGAKNPSGGHRRAGTLPAMRDVVRSSMNPQNYVVVGRNRSRLWFKHADAVSCLCLSEDRTLLYSSSWDKTLKVWRISDSKCLESLIVHDDAVNAVVAASDGLVITGSADGTAKVWRRQHEEDNDATKHILEQTLLKQDSAVTAVAVNAAGTVVYCGSSDGLVNFWEREKWLTYGGALKGHNLAVLCLAAAGNCMVLSGAADKTICVWRRDGIFHTCVSVLTGHTGPVKCLAVEEDRRYPSKHGGRRWIAYSGSLDRSVKVWGVSDGLGG